In Paenibacillus xylanilyticus, the genomic window TAAATGCAAACGCTTACCAATCTGACGATAAGGGAGATGAAGGCGAATGAACAAGGGGAACAAACGATGGGCGACATGGCTCTGCATGTTTCTGGCAGTAACCATGCTGGCGGCGTGTACGGGGAACAGTGGTTCAGGTGAAACGGCTGGCAGTACAAATAGCGGGGAATCCGGTGGAGACCAGCCGCTGGACATCAAGATGTTTGCCGGATTGTACAATGAAATTCCCGATATGAACAACGAATACTGGACCGAATGGGAGAAGCGGACCAACGCCAAACTCGATATTGAATGGGTGCCTTCAGGCGATCTGGATACGAAGCTGGATTTGCTGCTCGCCTCCGGTGATCTGCCAGAAGTGGTGGCCTACCAGAATCAGATTCGCCCCACGCTGATTACTGCGATCAAGAACGGCGCGTTCTGGGACCTGACTCCATTCCTTGGAGATCTCAGCGAATATCCGAATTTGAAGGAGAATCTGGCGCCGGATGCGCTCAAATACCTGTCGGTGGAAGGGAGTATTTACGCCGTCCCACGCTCCCGTTCCCGGGTTGATGGCGGACTGAAAATTCGGGAGGATTGGCTGAAGCAGCTGAACCTGCCGATTCCCAAGACGTTTGAGGAATATAGAGAAGCACTGAAGAAAATCGTGGACAGTGATATGGATGGCAATGGCAAGAAGGACACGGTTGGCCTATTATTCGTCAACAACCCACCTGCCATGTTCCAAGCCGGATTCGGGGCATATAACCCAACCTATGATAACGATGGCGGGCTGATGAGCCCTGGATTAACACCGCAATATGTGGAGATGGTCGAGTGGTTCCGGGAACTATACGCCGATGGGCTGCTCTCCAAGGAATATGCTGTCATGAAGGAGAGTCAGGCCGAGGAACTATTTAAGACCAACCGGGCGGCTTCTTACGGACGTCCAATCTGGTGGGATCATGAATGGGAGCAGGCCATGAAAAAATCAGGGCAGCCTGACGCCAAAATTCTGAACTTGTCTCTGACAGGTCCTCATGGAGACGCAGCGGTCGGTCTGGAGACTGGTGTCGCGGGTGGATTCTACATTTCCAAGAAGGTGCCTGAAGAGAAGGTGAAGCAGCTCCTGAAGTATTTTGATCTGACTGCTTCCCAGGAAATGACGGACTTTGCCTACTATGGAATCGAGGGTACGCACTATACGGAGCAGGATGGTCAGAAAGTGCTGACGGAGCAAGGCGTCAAGGAAGTGAACACAACGAGCAAAGGGGCAGGTGTGCTCGCCTATGCCAAGTGGGGCAAAGTGATTAGTGCTTCCGGAGACAAAGCCTATAATGACGCCAAAATCAAGGAAGTCGAGAATTTCGATGAAATTGGAAAGATCGACTTCTACCGGGTGATTACCTCGGAGGCCTGGAGAGAGACATGGCCCAAATATGCAGACGAGTACAGCTCCATGTTGACCCGAACAATTGTTGGACAGATCAGTGTTGAAGAATTCAGAGCCTATGTAGACAAGTTGAACAGTCAGCCGGACATCAAGCAGGCTTATCAGGAAATGGCCAAGGCTTATGAGCAGTTTAATCAACAATAACGAGGTAAAGGAGAAGCGATGAAAACTCCCATACTTAGCGATAAGGAACAACGTCCCTGGTGGCAGCAGCCGCTGCGCATCATTCAACCTAACATGCAGGTGAAGGACACCGAGAGGATTGATCCCGAACGGCTTGCGGAACAAATGCTCGAGATGGGTGCCAATGCCATGGTGTTTAATGTGGGTGGAATCTATGCCTGGTACCGATCGAATGTCGCATTTCATGTTCAAAATGAATACTTGCCCCGCGGCAGCGATCTACTGCGGGATATGATCCAGAGCTGTCATCAGCGCGGGATTCGCTTCATTGCCCGCTTTGATTTTAGCAAGGCAGAGGACTCCGTTTATTTGCAGAAGCCCCAGTGGTTTGTCCGCAAGGAAGGGGGTCAGCCGGATATTATCGGCGCCACCCGGCCGGGGGCCTGGCCTCTGTTGATGTCGACCTGCATTAACGGAGGCTACCGTAACGAAGAACTGGCGGTTCCTGTAATCCGGGAAGCACTGGAACGTTATGAGATTGACGGTGTCTTCTTCAACGCACCCGGATATGTATATTGCCAATGCTCGCATTGTCATAAGAAATACAAGGGACTGTATGGGACAGAGCTGCCGAGTACTTCAGCAGAGCTGGCGTCTGATTTTGCAGCCCGCTGCTTCGATGATAATCTGGGCCGGATGTATCAGGAGATCAAGGCTGTTCGGCCTGAGGTACCGATGATTCTGTACTACAATCTGCATCGGGATAATCTGGAGCAACGGGTGTCCATTACCGACATGCTCTGTACTGAACCGCAGGATGTGTTGTCGCTGGGGCACACCCGTATCCCGGAGTTCTGGCAGCCTGCGCTCAGTATCAAGGTGGGGCGCTCCGTTCCGGGTCGTCCTGATCCCTTCGGCATTGTACATTCTTGCCCTGGCATGGACTGGCGGCATACCGGGCTTCCGCCTGCCGAATACCGCTTCTGGCTCTCGCAGATTCCAGCCAATGGCGGTCAGCTCTGGCATTCATTAACCGGAATCCCGGATACGATTACGGATAAGCGGATTTTGCGAACCGTAACAGAGGTCAACAGGGATGCAGCGAAGCTTGCAACCCATATGGACGGCGCACAACCCGTGAACCAGGTGGCACTCATGTGGAGTGCCAATCGTTCAGCGGAAGGCTTGGCGGAGACGCTCATCCATAAGCACATTCCCTTTGATGTGATTCTGCCTGAACAGGTGGGCACTGTGAACCTGAACCACTATCCGGTCGTTATTTTGCCTGAAGGATTCGCACATTCATCCCATGTTATAGATTTGCTCCGCGATTATGTGAGTCAGGGAGGTGGCCTTATCGCAGAGGGAGAGCTGCCGAAGATGGAAGAACCGACGGATACGATGCTGATGGACCTGTTTGGTATTTCCGGGGAAATGCAGGAGAGCGAGTATTTGGCTGCATCCTATCTACGGTTTGAACAGATATCTAGCACAGACAATGAAGGAAATCCACTGCAGCGGAAGCTGGAGGAAACGGAACTTATACCGCATCGAGGTAAGGTGATGTACTGTAAGCCCAAGGATGCAGATGTTCAGGTATTGGCAACGTTAGTTCCTCCGTTCTCTCCGTTGGAAAGTGTAGGGGCGCCTCCGGAACGGGCCTCACTGGCTGTTAAACAAACCGATCTTCCGCTGGCACTGTTGCGAAGCTATGGCACAGGGCAGACCTTATATTTCCCATTTTCGCTTAGCGGTCTTATACAGGAATTCAAATTGGAGGAGCATTTTCGGTTGTTTGCCAATGCTGTTCATGTGCAGCTGAATAATAGAGCTCTGGTATCGATCACGGAAGCACCCGGTTTACAGCTGACTGTTTTCCGCAAGGATAACGACCTGCTGATTCATCTGGTGAACGGGGCAGGACGCAGACCGCTATCATCCATGCTCCCTATCCATGATATTGAGATTACAGTTCTAACAGGGGAGGATCATTCTGCAGGAGACGCTGAAGCGTTAATCGCAGGAACGAAGCTTAAGACAGAACGGTCTGGAAATAAACTGAAAATTAGCGTCCCCAAGCTGGACGTTTGGGAGTGTATCTGGGTACCTCTCTTGATATAATGAACCCGAACAGAGACATGCGAAAATGAGCCTAAGGCAGCATACGGGGGTGATTCCATGAGACAGGTAATGCACACCATCCAATCAGCGCTTGACCGCTGGTTCGCAACGAATGGTTATCTGAAAAGACTGATCTGGTTGGGCTGCATGTCGGTGGTCATCCCGGTGGTGCTTGCCGGAAGCGCGTACTATCATTTCTCGATGATCAAACTGACCGAACAATTTCAGGATAACAATATGGCCTCATTGAACTTGCTCAAAGACAGGGTGGAGAATATTCTGACCAATATTGAGCATGAATCGATGCAGCTCGCCAGTGGCCCGTTGATGCGAAATGCATTAGGCAGTGCTCATTATGAGAGCGATTACTTTCTCCACTTGGATCTGCTC contains:
- a CDS encoding alpha-amylase family protein — translated: MKTPILSDKEQRPWWQQPLRIIQPNMQVKDTERIDPERLAEQMLEMGANAMVFNVGGIYAWYRSNVAFHVQNEYLPRGSDLLRDMIQSCHQRGIRFIARFDFSKAEDSVYLQKPQWFVRKEGGQPDIIGATRPGAWPLLMSTCINGGYRNEELAVPVIREALERYEIDGVFFNAPGYVYCQCSHCHKKYKGLYGTELPSTSAELASDFAARCFDDNLGRMYQEIKAVRPEVPMILYYNLHRDNLEQRVSITDMLCTEPQDVLSLGHTRIPEFWQPALSIKVGRSVPGRPDPFGIVHSCPGMDWRHTGLPPAEYRFWLSQIPANGGQLWHSLTGIPDTITDKRILRTVTEVNRDAAKLATHMDGAQPVNQVALMWSANRSAEGLAETLIHKHIPFDVILPEQVGTVNLNHYPVVILPEGFAHSSHVIDLLRDYVSQGGGLIAEGELPKMEEPTDTMLMDLFGISGEMQESEYLAASYLRFEQISSTDNEGNPLQRKLEETELIPHRGKVMYCKPKDADVQVLATLVPPFSPLESVGAPPERASLAVKQTDLPLALLRSYGTGQTLYFPFSLSGLIQEFKLEEHFRLFANAVHVQLNNRALVSITEAPGLQLTVFRKDNDLLIHLVNGAGRRPLSSMLPIHDIEITVLTGEDHSAGDAEALIAGTKLKTERSGNKLKISVPKLDVWECIWVPLLI
- a CDS encoding extracellular solute-binding protein, yielding MNKGNKRWATWLCMFLAVTMLAACTGNSGSGETAGSTNSGESGGDQPLDIKMFAGLYNEIPDMNNEYWTEWEKRTNAKLDIEWVPSGDLDTKLDLLLASGDLPEVVAYQNQIRPTLITAIKNGAFWDLTPFLGDLSEYPNLKENLAPDALKYLSVEGSIYAVPRSRSRVDGGLKIREDWLKQLNLPIPKTFEEYREALKKIVDSDMDGNGKKDTVGLLFVNNPPAMFQAGFGAYNPTYDNDGGLMSPGLTPQYVEMVEWFRELYADGLLSKEYAVMKESQAEELFKTNRAASYGRPIWWDHEWEQAMKKSGQPDAKILNLSLTGPHGDAAVGLETGVAGGFYISKKVPEEKVKQLLKYFDLTASQEMTDFAYYGIEGTHYTEQDGQKVLTEQGVKEVNTTSKGAGVLAYAKWGKVISASGDKAYNDAKIKEVENFDEIGKIDFYRVITSEAWRETWPKYADEYSSMLTRTIVGQISVEEFRAYVDKLNSQPDIKQAYQEMAKAYEQFNQQ